One genomic window of Cheilinus undulatus linkage group 7, ASM1832078v1, whole genome shotgun sequence includes the following:
- the fnbp1l gene encoding formin-binding protein 1-like isoform X2 has translation MSWGTELWDQFDNLDKHTQWGIDFLERYAKFVKERLEVEQNYAKQLRNLVKKYCPKRSKEEEPRFTSCLSFYSILNELNDYAGQREVVAEEMAHKVYGELMRYSQDLKAERKHHLQEGRKAQQYLDHCWKQMDNSKRKFERECKEAEKSQLTFERLDNDINATKSEVEKAKAQFYLRTHMADESKNEYAAQLQNFNAEQWKHFNNAIPHIFKNLQAMDERRTVKLGETYRSFAEAERRVIPIVSKCLEGMVSAAKAVDERRDSGIVVESFKSGFEPPGDFPFEDFSQNLSRTGSDGTISSTPKGDRDRDGAPGPRPDLKQHPMSRTKNKLWLFGKKPKAPSLEDFSHLPPEQRRKRLQQRIDELNKELQKEIDQRDALNKMKDVYEKNPQMGDPNSLQPKISETICNMEKLRSEIHKNETWLSEVEGKQSSRGDRRHSADNHHHAPQGRESPEGSYTDDTSQEHHTPHHRPKSPPSGHPNPDPHEFDDEFDDDDPLPVIGHCKALYSFDGQNEGTLVMAEDEVLYIIEEDKGDGWTRARKQSGEEGYVPTSYVDITLEKNSKGS, from the exons GACCAGTTTGATAATCTGGACAAACACACTCAGTGGGGCATCGACTTTCTTGAGCGCTATGCAAAGTTTGTCAAGGAGAGGCTGGAAGTGGAGCAAAACTACGCCAAGCAGCTACG AAACTTGGTGAAGAAATATTGCCCAAAACGCTCCAAAGAAGAGGAACCAAG GTTCACATCATGTCTGTCATTTTACTCCATACTAAATGAACTGAATGACTATGCCGGTCAGAGGGAAGTGGTGGCGGAGGAGATGGCTCATAAGGTGTACGGAGAGTTGATGAGGTACAGTCAAGACCTCAAAGCTGAGAGGAAGCAT CATCTACAGGAGGGCAGGAAGGCTCAGCAGTATTTGGATCATTGCTGGAAACAGATGGACAAT agTAAAAGGAAGTTTGAGAGAGAGTGCAAAGAAGCGGAGAAGTCCCAGCTCACCTTTGAGCGGTTAGATAACGACATTAATGCCACaaagtcagaggtggagaaG GCCAAAGCCCAGTTCTACCTGCGGACCCACATGGCCGATGAAAGCAAAAACGAGTACGCCGCTCAGCTCCAGAACTTCAACgcagagcagtggaaacatttCAACAACGCTATACCACACATCTTCAAG AATTTGCAGGCCATGGACGAACGTCGAACAGTGAAGCTTGGCGAGACATATCGGAGCTTTGCTGAGGCAGAGCGTAGAGTCATTCCAATCGTCTCCAAATGTTTAGAAGGAATGGTTTCTGCTGCCAAAGCTGTCGATGAACGAAGG GATTCAGGCATAGTCGTGGAGTCATTTAAATCAGGATTTGAACCTCCAGGCGACTTTCCCTTCGAGGATTTCAGTCAGAATCTGAGCAGGACGGGTTCAGATGGGACCATCAGCAGCACACCCaaaggagacagagacagagatgggGCCCCAGGGCCACGACCTGACCTTAAACAACACCCCATGAGCAGAACCAAGAACAAACTGTGGCTGTTTGGGAAGAAACCAAAG GCTCCATCTCTGGAGGATTTCAGTCACTTACCCCCcgagcagaggaggaagaggctgCAGCAGAGGATCGATGAACTCAACaaagagctgcagaaagagaTAGACCAGAG AGATGCCCTGAACAAAATGAAGGATGTGTATGAGAAGAATCCACAGATGGGAGACCCTAACAGTCTACAGCCTAAAATATCAGAAACCATATGTAACATGGAGAAGCTACGCTCAGAAATTCACAAAAACGAG ACCTGGTTATCTGAGGTGGAGGGAAAGCAGAGCTCAAGAGGAGACAGGAGACACAGCGCTGACAACCATCATCACGCTCCTCAAGGCAGAGAGAG TCCTGAGGGCAGTTACACAGATGACACCAGTCAGGAGCATCACACACCTCACCACCGCCCCAAAAGTCCACCGTCTGGTCACCCAAACCCCGACCCACATGAGTTTGACGATGAGTTTGACGATGACGACCCGCTGCCTGTCATCGGACACTGCAAGGCGCTCTACTCCTTTGACG GTCAAAATGAGGGGACATTGGTGATGGCAGAAGATGAG GTGTTGTACATTATCGAGGAGGATAAAGGCGACGGCTGGACGAGGGCAAGGAAGCAGAGCGGAGAGGAAGGCTACGTCCCCACCTCCTATGTAGACATCACCctggagaaaaacagcaaag GTTCCTGA
- the fnbp1l gene encoding formin-binding protein 1-like isoform X1 yields MSWGTELWDQFDNLDKHTQWGIDFLERYAKFVKERLEVEQNYAKQLRNLVKKYCPKRSKEEEPRFTSCLSFYSILNELNDYAGQREVVAEEMAHKVYGELMRYSQDLKAERKHHLQEGRKAQQYLDHCWKQMDNSKRKFERECKEAEKSQLTFERLDNDINATKSEVEKAKAQFYLRTHMADESKNEYAAQLQNFNAEQWKHFNNAIPHIFKNLQAMDERRTVKLGETYRSFAEAERRVIPIVSKCLEGMVSAAKAVDERRDSGIVVESFKSGFEPPGDFPFEDFSQNLSRTGSDGTISSTPKGDRDRDGAPGPRPDLKQHPMSRTKNKLWLFGKKPKAPSLEDFSHLPPEQRRKRLQQRIDELNKELQKEIDQRDALNKMKDVYEKNPQMGDPNSLQPKISETICNMEKLRSEIHKNETWLSEVEGKQSSRGDRRHSADNHHHAPQGRESPEGSYTDDTSQEHHTPHHRPKSPPSGHPNPDPHEFDDEFDDDDPLPVIGHCKALYSFDGQNEGTLVMAEDEVLYIIEEDKGDGWTRARKQSGEEGYVPTSYVDITLEKNSKGAVTYI; encoded by the exons GACCAGTTTGATAATCTGGACAAACACACTCAGTGGGGCATCGACTTTCTTGAGCGCTATGCAAAGTTTGTCAAGGAGAGGCTGGAAGTGGAGCAAAACTACGCCAAGCAGCTACG AAACTTGGTGAAGAAATATTGCCCAAAACGCTCCAAAGAAGAGGAACCAAG GTTCACATCATGTCTGTCATTTTACTCCATACTAAATGAACTGAATGACTATGCCGGTCAGAGGGAAGTGGTGGCGGAGGAGATGGCTCATAAGGTGTACGGAGAGTTGATGAGGTACAGTCAAGACCTCAAAGCTGAGAGGAAGCAT CATCTACAGGAGGGCAGGAAGGCTCAGCAGTATTTGGATCATTGCTGGAAACAGATGGACAAT agTAAAAGGAAGTTTGAGAGAGAGTGCAAAGAAGCGGAGAAGTCCCAGCTCACCTTTGAGCGGTTAGATAACGACATTAATGCCACaaagtcagaggtggagaaG GCCAAAGCCCAGTTCTACCTGCGGACCCACATGGCCGATGAAAGCAAAAACGAGTACGCCGCTCAGCTCCAGAACTTCAACgcagagcagtggaaacatttCAACAACGCTATACCACACATCTTCAAG AATTTGCAGGCCATGGACGAACGTCGAACAGTGAAGCTTGGCGAGACATATCGGAGCTTTGCTGAGGCAGAGCGTAGAGTCATTCCAATCGTCTCCAAATGTTTAGAAGGAATGGTTTCTGCTGCCAAAGCTGTCGATGAACGAAGG GATTCAGGCATAGTCGTGGAGTCATTTAAATCAGGATTTGAACCTCCAGGCGACTTTCCCTTCGAGGATTTCAGTCAGAATCTGAGCAGGACGGGTTCAGATGGGACCATCAGCAGCACACCCaaaggagacagagacagagatgggGCCCCAGGGCCACGACCTGACCTTAAACAACACCCCATGAGCAGAACCAAGAACAAACTGTGGCTGTTTGGGAAGAAACCAAAG GCTCCATCTCTGGAGGATTTCAGTCACTTACCCCCcgagcagaggaggaagaggctgCAGCAGAGGATCGATGAACTCAACaaagagctgcagaaagagaTAGACCAGAG AGATGCCCTGAACAAAATGAAGGATGTGTATGAGAAGAATCCACAGATGGGAGACCCTAACAGTCTACAGCCTAAAATATCAGAAACCATATGTAACATGGAGAAGCTACGCTCAGAAATTCACAAAAACGAG ACCTGGTTATCTGAGGTGGAGGGAAAGCAGAGCTCAAGAGGAGACAGGAGACACAGCGCTGACAACCATCATCACGCTCCTCAAGGCAGAGAGAG TCCTGAGGGCAGTTACACAGATGACACCAGTCAGGAGCATCACACACCTCACCACCGCCCCAAAAGTCCACCGTCTGGTCACCCAAACCCCGACCCACATGAGTTTGACGATGAGTTTGACGATGACGACCCGCTGCCTGTCATCGGACACTGCAAGGCGCTCTACTCCTTTGACG GTCAAAATGAGGGGACATTGGTGATGGCAGAAGATGAG GTGTTGTACATTATCGAGGAGGATAAAGGCGACGGCTGGACGAGGGCAAGGAAGCAGAGCGGAGAGGAAGGCTACGTCCCCACCTCCTATGTAGACATCACCctggagaaaaacagcaaaggTGCTGTCACCTACATCTGA